Proteins from one Arthrobacter sp. Soc17.1.1.1 genomic window:
- a CDS encoding nuclear transport factor 2 family protein, whose amino-acid sequence MTSLLDQPEWHHAASASTAMTRDAAQEWLDAYVTAWKLYDERAIADLWSEDAVWHYPFQIRAVGREEIVAQWMSERDAFIGESFDAGYHPVAVEGDRVVAHGRTVFYHPGSDRVVTAYDNIWFLRFDHLGRCSEFHEWYAGRPEDEPDRAVPQRSAD is encoded by the coding sequence ATGACGAGTCTCCTGGATCAGCCCGAGTGGCACCACGCAGCATCCGCATCGACGGCGATGACGAGGGATGCCGCGCAGGAGTGGCTCGACGCGTACGTGACCGCATGGAAGCTCTACGACGAACGAGCGATCGCCGACCTCTGGTCCGAGGACGCCGTGTGGCACTACCCGTTCCAGATCCGCGCCGTCGGACGCGAGGAGATCGTCGCCCAGTGGATGAGTGAGCGTGATGCCTTCATCGGGGAGTCCTTCGACGCCGGCTACCACCCGGTCGCCGTCGAGGGAGACCGGGTGGTCGCGCATGGACGGACCGTGTTCTACCACCCGGGGAGTGACCGCGTGGTCACGGCCTACGACAACATCTGGTTCCTGCGGTTCGACCACCTGGGGCGCTGCTCCGAGTTCCACGAGTGGTACGCCGGCCGTCCTGAGGACGAACCGGATCGCGCGGTCCCCCAGCGCAGCGCTGATTGA
- a CDS encoding nuclear transport factor 2 family protein encodes MPLSPQETVLEFSRAFREQDEALALSLMAPEFVFTSPQDDHLDRDAWLQRCFPSAGHFDAPAITLQIVEIGGVVLHRYEYAVAGRTYRNVEATRVQDGRVHDVEVYFGGAV; translated from the coding sequence ATGCCTCTGTCGCCGCAGGAGACCGTCCTCGAATTCTCGCGTGCCTTCCGGGAGCAGGACGAGGCACTCGCCCTCTCACTGATGGCCCCGGAGTTCGTCTTCACGAGCCCCCAGGACGACCATCTGGACCGGGACGCCTGGCTGCAGCGCTGCTTCCCCTCTGCCGGCCATTTCGACGCACCGGCCATCACCCTGCAGATCGTCGAGATCGGCGGCGTCGTGCTGCACCGCTACGAGTACGCCGTCGCGGGCCGCACCTACCGCAATGTCGAAGCGACCCGGGTGCAGGACGGGCGTGTGCACGACGTCGAGGTGTACTTCGGCGGGGCCGTCTAG
- a CDS encoding catalase — MTDVASQPPAEGDDRPVLTNRQGHQVYDNQNSRTVGARGPATLENYQFLEKITHFDRERIPERVVHARGFVAYGDFEATGMVGDEPITTYTRAKLFSEPGKKTDVAIRFSSVIGGRDSSEAARDPRGFAVKFYTEDGNWDLVGNNLAVFFIRDAIKFPDVIHSLKPDPVTFRQEPARIFDFMSQTPEAMHMLVNLFSPRGIPADYRHMQGFGVNTYKWVNADGDTKLVKYTWQPQQGVKSLTEEDAANIQATDLGHASKDLFEAIERGDYPKWDLYVQLMDDGDHPELDFDPLDDTKTWPEQDFVPKLIGTMTLNRNVSDHHNENEQISFGTGVLVDGLDFSDDKMLVGRTFSYSDAQRYRVGPNYLQLPVNAAKHAPVHTNQSGGQMSYARDLAPGQNPRVNYEPSITGGLREGEYPTHDEQGPEIHGRLTRKRIPLTNDYLQAGQRYQLLEQWEKDDLVGNFVTLIGQAARAVQERMVWHFYLVDDELGARVGAGLGIGLDEIKDLPPLASQTLSDDELDRLKNLGNNGPRDVEGLTMTHCVPNEHVVVTR, encoded by the coding sequence ATGACCGATGTCGCCAGCCAGCCGCCCGCCGAAGGGGACGACCGCCCTGTCCTGACCAATCGCCAGGGCCACCAGGTCTACGACAACCAGAACTCCCGGACCGTCGGCGCCCGCGGCCCGGCCACCCTCGAGAACTACCAGTTCCTCGAGAAGATCACCCACTTCGACCGCGAGCGCATCCCGGAACGCGTGGTCCACGCGCGCGGATTCGTCGCCTACGGCGACTTCGAGGCGACGGGTATGGTCGGCGACGAACCGATCACCACCTACACCCGGGCCAAGCTCTTCTCCGAGCCGGGCAAGAAGACCGACGTCGCCATCCGCTTCTCGTCCGTCATCGGCGGCCGGGACTCCTCCGAAGCTGCCCGCGATCCCCGCGGCTTCGCCGTGAAGTTCTACACCGAGGACGGCAACTGGGACCTGGTGGGCAACAACCTCGCCGTGTTCTTCATCCGCGACGCCATCAAGTTCCCCGACGTCATCCACTCGCTCAAGCCGGACCCCGTCACGTTCAGGCAGGAACCGGCGCGCATCTTCGACTTCATGTCGCAGACCCCCGAGGCGATGCACATGCTCGTGAACCTCTTCAGCCCGCGCGGCATCCCGGCGGACTACCGCCACATGCAGGGCTTCGGCGTCAACACCTACAAGTGGGTCAATGCCGACGGCGACACCAAGCTCGTGAAGTACACATGGCAGCCGCAGCAGGGCGTGAAGAGCCTGACCGAGGAGGACGCCGCCAACATCCAGGCCACGGATCTCGGTCACGCGTCGAAGGACCTGTTCGAGGCGATCGAGCGCGGCGACTACCCGAAGTGGGATCTGTACGTGCAGCTGATGGACGACGGCGACCACCCGGAGCTCGATTTCGACCCGCTCGACGACACGAAGACCTGGCCGGAGCAGGACTTCGTGCCGAAGCTGATCGGCACCATGACGCTGAACAGGAACGTCTCGGACCACCACAACGAGAACGAGCAGATCTCCTTCGGCACGGGCGTCCTCGTGGACGGCCTCGATTTCTCGGACGACAAGATGCTCGTGGGCCGCACGTTCAGCTACAGCGACGCCCAGCGCTACCGGGTGGGCCCGAACTACCTCCAGCTGCCCGTCAACGCGGCGAAGCACGCACCCGTGCACACGAACCAGAGCGGCGGGCAGATGTCCTACGCGAGGGACCTCGCGCCCGGGCAGAACCCCCGCGTCAATTACGAGCCCTCGATCACCGGCGGTCTCCGCGAGGGCGAGTACCCCACACATGACGAGCAGGGGCCCGAGATCCATGGGCGCCTGACGCGCAAGCGCATCCCGCTCACCAACGACTACCTGCAGGCGGGCCAGCGCTACCAGCTGCTGGAGCAGTGGGAGAAGGACGATCTGGTGGGCAACTTCGTCACGCTCATCGGGCAGGCGGCACGCGCGGTGCAGGAGCGCATGGTCTGGCACTTCTACCTCGTCGACGACGAACTCGGAGCCCGCGTCGGTGCAGGCCTCGGCATCGGCCTCGACGAGATCAAGGACCTGCCGCCCCTCGCCAGCCAGACCCTGTCCGACGACGAGCTGGATCGCCTGAAGAATCTGGGCAACAACGGACCGCGCGATGTCGAGGGACTCACCATGACGCACTGCGTGCCCAACGAGCACGTGGTCGTCACCCGCTGA
- a CDS encoding RidA family protein → MDPVVTLIRSHALSDVAQYAYAATAPAGARMIFLAGSCPLDEDGATVGQGDYAAQAGRCVHTMLQALEAAGASLSDVISTRVLVASSRQADLVTAWNVVRAAFGDHDVPSTLLGVTVLGYDDQLVEIEAVAAVLDQNT, encoded by the coding sequence ATGGATCCGGTCGTGACCTTGATCCGCTCACATGCCCTCTCGGATGTCGCCCAGTATGCGTACGCGGCCACAGCCCCGGCGGGGGCGCGGATGATCTTCCTGGCCGGCTCGTGCCCACTGGACGAGGACGGCGCCACGGTCGGCCAGGGCGACTACGCAGCGCAGGCCGGACGGTGCGTCCACACCATGCTTCAGGCCCTCGAGGCGGCCGGTGCTTCGCTCTCCGACGTGATCAGTACGCGGGTGCTGGTGGCGTCCTCGAGGCAGGCGGACCTCGTCACCGCCTGGAACGTGGTGCGGGCCGCCTTCGGCGACCATGACGTGCCGAGCACACTGCTGGGCGTGACGGTTCTCGGGTACGACGACCAGCTCGTCGAGATCGAGGCCGTCGCAGCGGTGCTCGATCAGAACACCTGA
- a CDS encoding fumarylacetoacetate hydrolase family protein translates to MEQVDEGILAAARKVIAVHINYPSRAAQRGRTPEQPSYFLKPSSSLALSGSAVERPAGCELLGFEGEIALIIGTPARRVSPGEAWSHVGWVTAGNDLGVYDLRYADKGSNLRSKGGDGFTPVGPGLLPANSLDPAALTLRTWHNGTLVQDDTTADLLFPFSRLIADLSQLLTLEPGDIILTGTPAGASVAVPGDVLEVEVGAGALSTGRLTTRVSEGTTPLAGFGARPRADDAQREEAYGSREAAGLPAPEPTTVLTPDLKAKLESVATATLSSQLRKRGLDNVSIDGLTSTQPGRRVVGLARTLRYVPNREDLFKAHGGGYNAQKRAIDTVNEGEILVMEARGEKGTGTIGDILALRAEVRGAAAIITDGGVRDFATVAAMDMPTYYANPHPAVLGRRHIPWDTDVTIACGGTTVQPGDIIVADADGILVIPPALAAELAEDAIAQEREETFIARMVAEGHGVDGLYPLNATWRARYEEWEAGQPHD, encoded by the coding sequence GTGGAACAGGTCGACGAGGGCATTCTGGCCGCCGCCCGCAAGGTCATCGCGGTGCACATCAACTACCCCAGCCGGGCCGCCCAGAGGGGCCGTACCCCCGAGCAGCCCTCCTACTTCCTGAAGCCGTCGTCCTCCCTCGCACTGTCCGGCTCCGCCGTCGAGCGCCCCGCCGGCTGCGAACTGCTCGGGTTCGAGGGTGAGATCGCGCTCATCATCGGCACCCCTGCCCGCAGGGTCTCCCCCGGCGAGGCCTGGAGCCACGTCGGCTGGGTCACCGCCGGCAACGACCTCGGCGTCTACGACCTCCGCTATGCCGACAAGGGCTCGAACCTGCGCTCCAAGGGTGGTGACGGCTTCACCCCCGTGGGTCCCGGCCTCCTGCCTGCGAACTCCCTCGATCCCGCCGCCCTCACCCTCCGCACCTGGCACAACGGCACCCTCGTCCAGGACGACACGACGGCCGATCTCCTCTTCCCGTTCTCCCGGCTCATCGCCGACCTGTCGCAGCTGCTGACCCTCGAACCCGGCGACATCATCCTCACGGGCACGCCGGCCGGAGCGTCGGTCGCCGTCCCCGGAGACGTGCTCGAGGTCGAGGTCGGCGCCGGCGCCCTGTCCACCGGACGCCTCACCACCCGCGTGAGCGAGGGCACGACGCCGCTGGCCGGGTTCGGCGCCCGGCCCAGGGCCGACGACGCCCAGCGCGAGGAGGCCTACGGCTCACGCGAGGCGGCCGGACTGCCGGCACCCGAGCCGACGACCGTGCTCACACCGGACCTTAAGGCGAAGCTCGAGAGCGTCGCCACGGCCACCCTCTCCTCCCAGCTGCGCAAACGCGGCCTCGACAACGTCAGCATCGACGGACTCACCTCCACGCAGCCGGGACGGCGCGTCGTCGGGCTCGCCCGCACGCTGCGCTACGTGCCGAACCGCGAGGACCTGTTCAAGGCCCACGGCGGAGGCTACAACGCGCAGAAACGGGCCATCGACACCGTGAACGAGGGCGAGATCCTCGTGATGGAGGCCCGCGGCGAGAAGGGCACCGGCACCATCGGGGACATCCTCGCCCTCCGGGCCGAGGTGCGCGGCGCCGCGGCGATCATCACGGACGGCGGTGTGCGGGACTTCGCGACGGTGGCCGCGATGGACATGCCCACCTACTACGCCAACCCGCACCCGGCGGTGCTGGGGCGGCGCCATATCCCGTGGGACACCGACGTCACCATCGCCTGCGGCGGCACCACCGTCCAGCCGGGCGACATCATCGTGGCCGACGCCGACGGCATCCTCGTGATCCCGCCCGCTCTCGCCGCCGAACTGGCCGAGGACGCGATCGCGCAGGAGCGCGAGGAGACGTTCATCGCCCGGATGGTCGCCGAGGGGCACGGCGTCGACGGACTGTACCCGCTGAACGCCACCTGGCGGGCGCGGTACGAGGAATGGGAGGCGGGGCAGCCCCATGACTGA
- a CDS encoding GntR family transcriptional regulator: protein MTEVTGTANDAVAEGSKSQQAYAAVTARIVDGTYPPGHRLVLAAIAQDLGVSVVPVREAIRRLEAEGLVTFQRNVGATVAGIDPTEYLYTMQTLSLVEGAATALSAPFIGAGDVARARSVNEEMRACLEHFDPVRFTRLNQDFHAILFEHCPNPHILDLVHRGWNRLASLRSSTFRFVPGRARDSVAEHEALLRLIEEGADADTVERAARSHRSATLDAYLAHAQDSRA from the coding sequence ATGACTGAGGTGACCGGGACCGCGAACGACGCGGTGGCGGAGGGCAGCAAGTCGCAGCAGGCCTATGCCGCCGTCACGGCGCGGATCGTCGACGGCACCTACCCGCCGGGGCACCGCCTCGTCCTCGCCGCGATCGCGCAGGACCTCGGGGTGAGCGTGGTGCCCGTGCGGGAGGCGATCCGCCGCCTCGAAGCCGAGGGCCTGGTGACCTTCCAGCGCAATGTCGGTGCGACGGTCGCCGGGATCGACCCCACAGAGTACCTCTACACGATGCAGACGCTGAGCCTCGTCGAAGGCGCCGCGACGGCCCTGTCCGCCCCCTTCATCGGCGCGGGGGACGTGGCCCGCGCGCGGTCGGTTAACGAGGAGATGCGCGCCTGCCTGGAGCACTTCGACCCGGTGCGCTTCACACGGCTCAACCAGGACTTCCACGCCATCCTCTTCGAGCACTGCCCGAATCCGCACATCCTCGACCTCGTGCACCGCGGCTGGAACCGCCTGGCATCGCTGCGGTCCTCGACCTTCCGCTTCGTCCCGGGCCGCGCCCGCGACTCCGTGGCGGAACACGAGGCGTTGCTCCGCCTGATCGAGGAGGGGGCCGACGCCGACACGGTCGAGCGCGCGGCCCGCTCCCACCGCAGCGCCACCCTCGACGCCTACCTGGCGCACGCCCAGGACAGCCGCGCATGA
- the hpaE gene encoding 5-carboxymethyl-2-hydroxymuconate semialdehyde dehydrogenase, whose translation MTTTGAATEQYIPEGLPSTIQHYIGGRFVDSIGGKTFEVLDPVSNTPYATAAAGQQEDIDAAVAAAREAFTDGPWPRLKPRERARVLNRIADAVEAQESRLAELETFDTGLPITQAKGQALRAAENFRFFADLIVAQFDDAMKVPGSQINYVNRKPIGVAGLITPWNTPFMLESWKLAPALATGNAVVLKPAEFTPLSASLWAQIFKDAGLPDGVFNLVNGLGEEAGDALVKHPDVPLISFTGETTTGQTIFRNAAANLKGLSMELGGKSPCVVFADADIDAAIDSALFGVFSLNGERCTAGSRILVERPVYEEFCEKYAARAKAIVVGDPHDPKTEVGALVHPEHFEKVASYLEIGKTEGRLLAGGGRPEHLPEGNYIAPTVFADVSPDARIFQEEIFGPVVALTPFDTDAEALELANNTKYGLAAYVWTKDLTRAHTFAQSVEAGMVWLNSHNVRDLRTPFGGVKSSGLGHEGGYRSIDFYTDQQAVHITLGTVHTPKFGSIADSAANEG comes from the coding sequence ATGACCACGACCGGCGCCGCGACCGAGCAGTACATCCCCGAGGGCCTGCCCTCCACCATCCAGCACTACATCGGCGGGCGCTTCGTCGACTCGATCGGCGGGAAGACCTTCGAGGTCCTCGACCCGGTGTCCAACACCCCGTACGCCACCGCCGCGGCGGGGCAGCAGGAGGACATCGACGCCGCGGTCGCCGCCGCCCGCGAGGCGTTCACCGACGGCCCGTGGCCCCGCCTGAAGCCCCGTGAGCGCGCCCGCGTGCTGAACCGGATCGCCGACGCCGTCGAGGCCCAGGAGTCCCGGCTCGCCGAACTCGAGACGTTCGACACCGGCCTGCCCATCACCCAGGCGAAGGGGCAGGCGCTGCGTGCGGCCGAGAACTTCCGCTTCTTCGCGGACCTCATCGTGGCGCAGTTCGACGACGCCATGAAGGTGCCCGGCTCGCAGATCAACTACGTGAACCGCAAGCCCATCGGCGTCGCCGGGCTCATCACCCCGTGGAACACGCCCTTCATGCTCGAGTCCTGGAAGCTCGCGCCCGCGCTGGCGACGGGCAACGCCGTGGTGCTGAAGCCGGCCGAGTTCACGCCCCTCTCCGCTTCCCTGTGGGCGCAGATCTTCAAGGACGCGGGCCTGCCCGACGGCGTGTTCAACCTCGTCAACGGACTCGGCGAGGAGGCCGGGGACGCCCTCGTGAAGCACCCGGACGTCCCGCTGATCTCCTTCACGGGCGAGACCACCACGGGCCAGACGATCTTCCGGAACGCCGCAGCCAACCTCAAGGGACTCTCCATGGAGCTCGGCGGGAAGTCACCCTGCGTCGTCTTCGCCGATGCGGACATCGACGCCGCCATCGACTCGGCCCTCTTCGGCGTGTTCTCCCTCAACGGCGAGCGCTGCACCGCCGGCTCCCGCATCCTCGTCGAACGCCCCGTGTACGAGGAGTTCTGCGAGAAGTACGCCGCGCGGGCGAAGGCCATCGTCGTCGGCGACCCGCACGACCCGAAGACAGAGGTGGGCGCGCTCGTGCACCCCGAGCACTTCGAGAAGGTGGCCTCCTACCTGGAGATCGGGAAGACCGAGGGCCGCCTGCTCGCCGGCGGCGGACGCCCGGAGCACCTCCCGGAGGGCAACTACATCGCCCCCACGGTCTTCGCCGACGTCTCCCCGGACGCCCGGATCTTCCAGGAGGAGATCTTCGGCCCCGTCGTCGCCCTCACCCCCTTCGACACCGACGCCGAGGCCCTGGAACTCGCGAACAACACGAAGTACGGGCTCGCGGCCTACGTGTGGACGAAGGACCTGACCCGGGCCCACACCTTCGCGCAGAGCGTCGAGGCGGGCATGGTGTGGCTCAACAGCCACAACGTCCGCGACCTCCGCACGCCCTTCGGCGGGGTCAAGTCCTCGGGCCTCGGCCACGAGGGCGGCTACCGCTCCATCGACTTCTACACCGACCAGCAGGCCGTGCACATCACGCTCGGCACCGTCCACACACCGAAGTTCGGCAGCATCGCAGACTCCGCAGCCAACGAAGGCTGA
- the hpaD gene encoding 3,4-dihydroxyphenylacetate 2,3-dioxygenase — translation MAQPIPTPSVPAPDIVRCAYMEIVVTDLARSRQFYVDVLGLHVTEEDDEAIYLRSLEEFIHHNLVLRKGPVAAVAAFAYRVRSPAEVDAAEAYYRELGCRTERRAGGFTRGVGDSVRVEDPLGFPYEFFYDVEHVERLTQRYDLYSAGELVRLDHFNQVTPDVPRGRAYLEDLGFRVSEDIQDSDGVTYAVWMHRKQTVHDTALTGGNGPRMHHVAFATHEKHNIIQICDKMGALRISDRIERGPGRHGVSNAFYLYILDPDGHRIEIYCQDYYTGDPDNPTITWDVHDNQRRDWWGNAVVPSWYSEASLVLDLDGTPQPVVAREDRSEMAVTVGADGFSYTRRHDGGTAEGFKLGTQL, via the coding sequence ATGGCCCAGCCCATCCCCACGCCCTCGGTCCCAGCCCCGGACATCGTCCGCTGCGCGTACATGGAGATCGTGGTCACCGACCTCGCCCGCTCCCGCCAGTTCTACGTGGACGTCCTCGGCCTGCACGTCACGGAGGAGGACGACGAGGCGATCTACCTGCGCTCGCTCGAGGAGTTCATCCACCACAACCTCGTGCTGCGGAAGGGACCGGTCGCCGCCGTCGCCGCCTTCGCGTACCGCGTGAGGTCCCCTGCCGAGGTGGACGCCGCCGAGGCCTACTACAGGGAACTGGGCTGCCGCACCGAACGCCGCGCAGGAGGCTTCACCAGGGGCGTCGGGGACTCCGTCCGCGTCGAGGATCCGCTGGGCTTCCCCTACGAGTTCTTCTACGACGTCGAGCACGTGGAGCGCCTCACCCAGCGCTACGACCTCTACTCGGCGGGCGAACTGGTGCGCCTGGACCACTTCAACCAGGTGACCCCGGACGTCCCGCGCGGGCGTGCGTACCTCGAGGACCTCGGCTTCCGGGTCTCCGAGGACATCCAGGACTCCGACGGCGTCACCTACGCCGTGTGGATGCACCGCAAGCAGACCGTGCATGACACCGCCCTGACCGGCGGCAACGGTCCCCGCATGCACCACGTGGCCTTCGCGACCCACGAGAAGCACAACATCATCCAGATCTGCGACAAGATGGGCGCCCTGCGCATCAGCGACCGCATCGAGCGCGGGCCCGGACGGCACGGCGTCTCGAACGCCTTCTACCTCTACATCCTCGACCCGGACGGTCACCGCATCGAGATCTACTGCCAGGACTACTACACGGGCGATCCGGACAACCCGACCATCACGTGGGACGTGCACGACAACCAGCGCCGCGACTGGTGGGGCAACGCCGTCGTGCCGTCCTGGTACTCGGAGGCCTCCCTGGTCCTGGACCTCGACGGCACCCCCCAGCCCGTCGTGGCCCGCGAGGACAGGAGCGAGATGGCCGTGACCGTCGGCGCCGACGGCTTCTCCTACACGCGCAGGCACGACGGCGGCACGGCCGAGGGCTTCAAGCTCGGCACCCAGCTCTGA
- the hpaH gene encoding 2-oxo-hept-4-ene-1,7-dioate hydratase — translation MLDPRTISRIADELLDAARTRTPVPLLTARYPDMTVEDSYAVQRLWRQRNEDAGRTLVGRKIGLTSRAMQAATGITEPDYGAIFDDMVLETGCSVEWERYTKPRVEVELAFVLKDDLAGPSCTIFDVLNATDYVVPALEILDSRIEMEGRTIVDTISDNAAMGAMVVGGRPVKPDAVDLRWVAAILYKNQVVEETGVAAGVLDHPAAGVHWLANKIAAHGDGLKAGDIILAGSFTRPMWVDRGDTVHADYGALGAVTCRFT, via the coding sequence ATGCTCGATCCCCGGACCATCAGCCGGATCGCCGACGAACTGCTCGACGCCGCCCGCACCCGGACCCCGGTGCCGCTGCTGACCGCCCGCTACCCGGACATGACGGTCGAGGATTCCTACGCCGTGCAGCGGCTCTGGCGGCAGCGCAACGAGGACGCCGGCCGCACACTCGTGGGCCGGAAGATCGGGCTCACCTCGAGGGCCATGCAGGCGGCCACCGGCATCACCGAGCCCGACTACGGGGCGATCTTCGACGACATGGTCCTCGAGACCGGCTGCTCCGTGGAGTGGGAGCGCTACACGAAGCCGCGGGTCGAGGTGGAGCTGGCCTTCGTGCTGAAGGACGACCTCGCCGGACCGAGCTGCACGATCTTCGACGTCCTGAATGCGACCGACTACGTGGTGCCGGCCCTGGAGATCCTGGATTCGCGGATCGAGATGGAGGGCCGGACCATCGTGGACACCATCTCCGACAACGCGGCGATGGGCGCCATGGTGGTGGGCGGCAGGCCTGTGAAGCCCGACGCCGTCGACCTGCGCTGGGTCGCCGCGATCCTCTACAAGAACCAGGTGGTGGAGGAGACCGGGGTGGCCGCCGGGGTCCTGGACCATCCCGCCGCAGGCGTGCACTGGCTCGCGAACAAGATCGCCGCCCACGGGGACGGCCTGAAGGCCGGGGACATCATCCTCGCCGGATCCTTCACCCGACCCATGTGGGTGGACCGGGGCGACACCGTCCACGCCGACTACGGAGCACTGGGAGCCGTCACATGCCGCTTCACCTAG
- a CDS encoding HpcH/HpaI aldolase family protein — protein MPLHLAPTFADALAAADRPLAGMWVCSGSPLVAEICAGAGLDWLLIDAEHSPNGLESILAQLQAVHGYPVQTLVRPPVNDTVLIKQYLDLGVQNLLIPMVHSAADARAAVAATRYPPDGVRGVGSALARAARWNRVPDYLASAGSTVSVTVQIESTAAVGAVEDILAVDGVDAIFMGPSDLAASMGLLGQQEHPDVRAAVGQCLAAARRAGKPAGVNAFTPDTARRYLDGGARFVLVGADVALLARGSEALAATFVPATDGGAPGSY, from the coding sequence ATGCCGCTTCACCTAGCCCCCACGTTCGCCGACGCCCTCGCCGCGGCCGACCGGCCGCTCGCCGGCATGTGGGTCTGCTCCGGCAGCCCGCTGGTCGCCGAGATCTGCGCCGGCGCCGGGCTGGACTGGCTGCTCATCGACGCCGAACACAGCCCCAACGGCCTCGAGTCCATCCTCGCCCAGCTCCAGGCTGTCCACGGGTACCCGGTGCAGACGCTCGTCCGGCCGCCCGTCAACGACACCGTGCTCATCAAGCAGTACCTCGACCTCGGCGTGCAGAACCTGCTGATCCCCATGGTGCACTCGGCGGCCGACGCGCGGGCCGCCGTCGCCGCCACCCGCTATCCGCCCGACGGCGTCCGCGGCGTCGGCTCGGCGCTGGCCCGGGCCGCCCGCTGGAACAGGGTCCCCGACTATCTGGCCTCCGCGGGGTCGACGGTCAGCGTGACGGTGCAGATCGAGTCCACAGCCGCCGTCGGGGCCGTGGAGGACATCCTCGCGGTCGACGGCGTCGACGCCATCTTCATGGGGCCCTCCGACCTCGCCGCCTCCATGGGGCTCCTCGGTCAGCAGGAACACCCGGACGTACGTGCCGCCGTCGGGCAGTGCCTCGCGGCCGCCCGGCGGGCGGGAAAACCGGCCGGGGTCAACGCCTTCACCCCGGACACCGCCCGCAGGTACCTCGACGGCGGGGCGCGCTTCGTCCTCGTCGGGGCCGACGTCGCCCTCCTCGCCCGTGGTTCCGAGGCCCTGGCCGCCACCTTCGTCCCCGCGACCGACGGCGGAGCCCCGGGGAGCTACTGA